A single Maniola hyperantus chromosome 11, iAphHyp1.2, whole genome shotgun sequence DNA region contains:
- the LOC117986704 gene encoding glycine-rich protein-like codes for MNTYITLACVLAVVATGHGSAIGLGGLGGWGGWGGYGGLGGYGGWGGYGGWGSGVQIIKTPILAPAISTQNLIKAAPIPIIKSVAVAPIITAPVLKTVPVSTVGLGGLGLGGLGYGLNGGYGWGGLGYGGGLGYGGGLWGKGKY; via the exons ttggCTTGCGTTTTGGCCGTAGTCGCGACCGGCCACGGCTCAGCCATAGGCTTGGGTGGACTGGGCGGTTGGGGCGGTTGGGGCGGATATGGAGGTTTGGGCGGATATGGAGGTTGGGGCGGATATGGAGGTTGGGGCAGTG GTGTACAAATCATCAAGACCCCCATCCTAGCACCAGCAATTTCAACCCAGAACCTGATCAAGGCTGCCCCCATTCCCATCATCAAGAGCGTAGCAGTCGCCCCCATCATTACCGCCCCCGTACTCAAGACCGTCCCCGTATCTACCGTCGGACTGGGCGGCCTCGGACTGGGGGGCCTCGGCTACGGCCTTAACGGAGGATACGGCTGGGGAGGCCTCGGCTACGGCGGCGGTCTCGGCTACGGCGGCGGTCTCTGGGGCAAGGGCAAATACTAG